A genomic stretch from Empedobacter stercoris includes:
- a CDS encoding TonB-dependent receptor, whose protein sequence is MKLNLFQLSAVVFTIGASTAVYGQGDLAGIAGKITDNEGYDLPQVTVIVKNESTGFTTSTKTNEKGEYNLKQLPLGSPYTITIRSDDHEDEVLTGYSLNQGDLIWVPFKFSNGTTDLSEVVVNGQTLKSSIKQVGASTSVSAKDLQTLPVNGRNFTSLIDLSPLSNGSSIGGQLASSVDYTIDGMSNRGTIAGGSTSSSYSISMEAIREFKVVTNEYDVTNGRAGGGTISTVTKSGTNKLEGSAFLYGRADWLSSPYDIRGNKRDNEFSTYQYGFSLGGPIKKDKAHFFVAWDRQVDKRPLFIANINNPSDEAVYNVTQSTLDQFLSIAREKYGVSTNPQFGAFDKNKDTNAAFLRIDWQLNSRNLLTLRNNFVHENDKLSEGDNTSINMYESYIDRKKTDNSLMLSLRTDFNNDITNELKVQHFFENQNIIPSSELPSQSIPRAIVESIGSQIGDKTHYTNIQLGGQRFSPEWFKGNVLQLVNNVYINRNNIKYTLGGDFSYYHMKNVYGSEMNGRFYFTGMENFKNMTPYRYAREIRLTDDPSTVINQLSSAVYGQLETEILPGVDLMAGIRFENMQYLNAANYNEVADKQLGVRTDHKINTWQLQPRFQLTWDINQNRKDFVKFGGGIFGSSLNPYSMINNMLFDGTKVAAVDIVGDLVPTPDFIDYRQNPQNAPGKDLFNNPNIEKLITINANSKDAKVPTVYKLNASYNHFFSDRLRVGISAYANWARNNYMYVDRNMVDEPFFRIKEEANRGVYVPASTINPTNGAANWVNGRKTHELGRVLELISDGKKDQYAIVLDGTYRYFKDGQLSVSYTWNDSKDNTSYNGNVANTATLSLMVPEDPRDLSKMNYSDTHFRHKLVVYGQSPTFWGMTAGIRFSGIGGTRYSLAVGGNMNGDFVNSNDLAYIYDPNAASTPEYLRNGIQAILDNPEVEKHTKDYIRKSFGKIAERNGGINGFAGTFDLRLAKKFNIVEKHRFEVAVDIFNVANLMNKDWGVGPKIGKQNIYSIKSFDVDNERFVYNVNNNTGKTNYVFNPYQIQIGFRYSF, encoded by the coding sequence ATGAAACTCAATTTATTTCAATTATCAGCAGTAGTCTTTACGATAGGGGCTTCAACAGCAGTCTACGGACAAGGTGATTTAGCAGGAATTGCTGGAAAGATAACCGATAATGAAGGATATGACTTGCCACAAGTAACTGTAATCGTCAAAAACGAATCAACAGGTTTTACCACTTCCACAAAAACAAATGAAAAAGGAGAATACAACCTCAAGCAGTTGCCTTTGGGTTCCCCTTATACCATTACAATCCGTTCTGATGATCATGAAGATGAGGTGTTAACAGGGTATAGTCTTAATCAAGGTGATTTGATTTGGGTCCCATTCAAATTTTCGAACGGCACAACAGATTTATCAGAAGTAGTTGTTAATGGACAAACGTTAAAAAGTTCAATCAAACAAGTCGGTGCTTCAACTTCTGTATCGGCAAAAGATTTGCAAACATTACCTGTAAATGGACGAAACTTTACCTCGTTAATTGATCTTTCTCCATTAAGTAATGGTTCGAGTATTGGAGGACAATTAGCTTCATCAGTAGATTATACGATAGACGGAATGTCTAATAGAGGAACAATAGCTGGAGGCTCTACCTCTTCTTCTTATTCAATTTCAATGGAAGCCATTCGAGAGTTTAAAGTTGTGACCAATGAATACGATGTGACGAATGGTCGTGCTGGGGGAGGAACAATTAGTACAGTAACCAAATCCGGAACGAATAAATTAGAAGGAAGTGCTTTTCTTTATGGACGTGCCGATTGGCTATCGAGTCCATACGACATTCGTGGAAACAAAAGAGACAACGAATTCTCAACTTATCAATATGGCTTTTCTTTAGGTGGACCAATAAAGAAAGATAAAGCTCATTTCTTTGTTGCTTGGGATAGACAGGTAGATAAACGCCCTTTATTTATTGCGAATATTAATAACCCAAGTGATGAAGCGGTGTATAATGTAACGCAATCAACATTAGATCAATTTTTATCTATTGCAAGAGAAAAATATGGAGTGTCAACTAATCCTCAATTTGGCGCATTTGATAAAAATAAAGATACAAATGCAGCATTTTTACGCATTGATTGGCAATTAAATTCCCGAAATTTATTGACATTACGTAACAACTTTGTTCACGAAAACGATAAACTTTCTGAAGGGGATAATACATCAATTAACATGTATGAATCCTATATTGATAGAAAAAAAACAGACAACAGTTTGATGTTATCGTTAAGAACTGATTTTAATAATGACATTACTAATGAATTAAAAGTTCAGCATTTTTTCGAAAATCAAAACATTATTCCTTCGAGTGAGCTACCAAGTCAATCTATACCACGTGCTATTGTAGAAAGTATTGGGTCTCAAATAGGCGATAAAACACATTATACCAACATTCAATTAGGAGGTCAACGCTTTTCTCCTGAATGGTTCAAAGGAAATGTATTGCAATTGGTAAATAATGTTTACATCAACCGCAATAACATCAAATATACATTGGGAGGGGATTTTTCGTATTACCACATGAAAAATGTATACGGGAGTGAAATGAATGGTCGTTTTTATTTTACAGGAATGGAGAACTTCAAAAACATGACGCCTTATCGCTATGCCCGTGAAATTCGCTTAACAGATGATCCTTCAACTGTTATTAATCAATTATCATCAGCAGTTTATGGTCAATTGGAAACAGAAATTTTACCTGGCGTAGACTTAATGGCTGGTATTCGTTTCGAAAATATGCAATATTTAAATGCAGCCAATTATAACGAAGTTGCAGATAAACAATTGGGCGTACGAACAGATCACAAAATCAATACATGGCAACTACAACCACGTTTCCAATTAACATGGGATATTAATCAGAATAGAAAAGATTTTGTAAAATTTGGTGGAGGTATTTTTGGCTCTTCATTAAATCCATATTCAATGATTAACAACATGTTGTTTGATGGAACAAAAGTCGCAGCAGTAGACATTGTAGGAGATTTAGTTCCTACTCCAGATTTTATTGATTATAGACAAAACCCTCAAAATGCCCCAGGAAAAGATCTTTTTAACAACCCTAATATAGAAAAACTAATTACGATTAATGCCAATAGCAAAGATGCTAAAGTACCGACGGTTTACAAATTAAATGCATCTTATAATCATTTTTTTAGCGACCGATTGAGAGTTGGAATTAGTGCTTATGCGAACTGGGCACGTAACAACTATATGTACGTTGACCGTAATATGGTAGACGAACCTTTTTTTAGAATAAAAGAAGAAGCAAACCGAGGTGTTTATGTACCTGCGTCAACAATTAACCCTACAAATGGTGCTGCCAATTGGGTTAATGGACGTAAAACACATGAATTGGGTCGAGTTTTAGAGTTAATTAGTGATGGTAAAAAAGACCAATACGCAATTGTGTTAGACGGAACATACCGTTATTTTAAAGACGGACAACTATCCGTATCGTATACGTGGAACGATTCAAAAGACAATACGTCTTATAATGGAAATGTTGCCAATACAGCAACCTTAAGCTTAATGGTTCCTGAAGATCCTCGAGATTTAAGTAAAATGAATTATTCGGATACACATTTTCGTCACAAGTTAGTGGTGTATGGGCAATCTCCAACTTTTTGGGGAATGACAGCAGGAATCCGTTTTAGTGGAATTGGTGGAACTCGTTACTCATTAGCTGTAGGTGGAAATATGAATGGAGATTTCGTAAATTCAAATGATTTGGCATACATCTATGATCCTAACGCTGCTTCAACTCCTGAATATTTAAGAAATGGAATTCAAGCTATTTTAGATAATCCAGAAGTTGAAAAGCATACAAAAGATTATATTCGAAAGAGTTTCGGTAAAATCGCAGAACGTAATGGAGGAATTAATGGATTTGCAGGAACATTTGATTTGAGATTGGCTAAAAAATTCAATATCGTAGAAAAGCATCGTTTTGAAGTTGCAGTAGATATTTTTAATGTCGCTAACTTAATGAACAAAGATTGGGGAGTAGGTCCAAAAATTGGTAAACAAAATATCTATTCCATTAAAAGTTTTGACGTGGATAATGAACGATTTGTTTATAACGTAAATAACAATACAGGAAAAACAAATTATGTCTTCAATCCTTACCAAATTCAAATAGGTTTCCGCTATAGTTTTTAA
- a CDS encoding phenylacetate--CoA ligase family protein yields MKNFRYYIFWLFDLIKGGKIKKHFIEIKNSFENLEYNKNSHNQNLINILSYAKNNSEFYKNITGSSLKDFPIIDKNIIIQNYEEIFSKEYFEIKDTLRVMSTSGSSGTPFRIHQNKEKVERNQADLLFFYKIGNYNIGDRMYFIRIWNSINKKNFFSSFKENFKMFDTSDLSYNGAERLKNVMLKDNNSKVILGYASSFTALMNHYDANSNIKWNIKSIITGAEELPLMVKEKMLKVFRCPVMSRYSNQENGILAQQPITGEDYFEINEGSYYFEFLKVNSDEPAQEDEIARIVITDFFNKAVPIIRYDTGDLAKFTYINGRKVITSIEGRKIDMLRNNLNEKISPHIITNLMWKFPEVKEFQLIQHSLEKVDFYISIVEKDTEISVLEKNIQNELYNIFKNTVEIHIVDSIPLEKSGKRKYIKSLIS; encoded by the coding sequence ATGAAAAACTTTAGGTACTACATTTTTTGGCTTTTTGACTTAATAAAAGGAGGAAAAATAAAAAAACATTTTATAGAAATTAAAAACAGTTTTGAAAATCTTGAGTATAATAAAAACAGCCATAATCAAAATTTAATTAATATTTTATCGTATGCTAAAAATAATTCTGAATTTTATAAAAATATAACAGGGAGTTCCTTAAAAGATTTTCCTATTATTGATAAAAATATCATTATTCAAAACTATGAGGAAATTTTTTCTAAAGAATATTTTGAAATAAAAGATACTCTTAGAGTAATGTCCACAAGTGGTTCTAGTGGCACACCTTTCAGAATACATCAAAATAAAGAAAAAGTAGAAAGAAATCAAGCAGATTTATTATTCTTTTACAAAATTGGAAATTATAACATTGGTGACAGAATGTATTTTATTCGGATATGGAATTCTATAAACAAAAAAAACTTCTTTTCGTCATTTAAGGAAAATTTTAAAATGTTCGATACATCAGATTTAAGTTATAATGGAGCAGAGAGATTGAAAAATGTTATGTTAAAAGACAATAACAGCAAAGTAATTTTAGGATATGCTTCTTCATTTACAGCTTTAATGAATCATTATGATGCTAATTCAAATATTAAATGGAATATAAAATCTATTATAACTGGAGCTGAAGAATTACCATTAATGGTAAAAGAAAAAATGCTTAAAGTATTTAGATGCCCAGTTATGTCACGTTACTCTAATCAAGAAAATGGAATTTTAGCTCAGCAACCGATAACAGGAGAAGATTATTTTGAAATAAATGAAGGTAGTTATTATTTTGAGTTTTTAAAAGTAAATTCAGATGAACCTGCTCAAGAAGATGAAATTGCCCGAATTGTTATTACCGATTTTTTTAATAAAGCTGTTCCAATTATTAGGTATGATACAGGAGATTTAGCCAAGTTTACCTATATTAATGGAAGAAAAGTTATTACCTCTATTGAGGGGCGTAAGATAGATATGTTAAGAAATAATCTAAACGAGAAGATTTCGCCACATATTATTACTAATCTAATGTGGAAATTTCCAGAAGTTAAGGAATTTCAGCTCATTCAGCATTCATTAGAAAAAGTAGATTTTTACATCTCTATAGTCGAAAAAGATACTGAGATTTCTGTATTAGAAAAAAACATACAAAATGAACTTTATAATATTTTTAAAAATACAGTTGAAATTCATATTGTGGATAGTATTCCTTTAGAAAAAAGTGGTAAAAGAAAATATATCAAATCACTAATTTCATAA
- a CDS encoding RNA polymerase sigma factor: protein MLEKEYELLKKGDPKALEKIYVRHKRLLFWIGKQIITDEFVVECLVQDAFLRLWEYRDNIERPEHIFYFTRLVLKQSCYSHYRSSKNKFFRSVHSLESYENYDIYLTGYDPLEVAENIRDKVIHDEHYEEIRKILPLLSAERKHLIELCLKYGFRYKAIANAMGKRVSETSKEIKSAIEDVKSLINSHDILMSKKEIVSEVKEQDQMTEKQSLILKLRFEKKQSFTTIAKTLEISQKEVHNEFVVAYKLTQQNKFKPLNI from the coding sequence ATGCTAGAAAAAGAATATGAATTACTGAAAAAAGGCGATCCCAAAGCCTTAGAAAAAATTTATGTACGACATAAAAGGTTACTTTTTTGGATTGGTAAACAAATAATTACAGATGAATTTGTTGTAGAATGTTTGGTACAAGATGCTTTCCTTAGATTATGGGAATATCGAGATAACATAGAAAGACCTGAACATATCTTTTATTTCACGCGACTTGTTTTGAAACAAAGTTGTTATTCGCATTATAGAAGTTCTAAAAACAAATTTTTTAGGTCAGTGCATTCATTAGAGAGTTACGAGAATTATGATATCTATTTGACTGGATACGATCCGTTAGAAGTTGCAGAAAACATAAGGGATAAAGTAATACATGACGAACATTATGAAGAAATTAGAAAAATATTACCCCTATTAAGCGCTGAAAGAAAACATTTGATTGAACTCTGCTTGAAATATGGATTTAGATATAAAGCAATTGCCAATGCAATGGGAAAAAGAGTTTCAGAAACGAGTAAGGAGATTAAAAGTGCAATAGAGGATGTTAAGAGCCTGATTAATAGTCATGATATATTAATGTCTAAAAAGGAAATTGTTTCTGAGGTAAAGGAACAAGATCAAATGACCGAAAAGCAATCGTTGATTTTAAAGCTTCGATTCGAGAAGAAACAATCGTTTACAACAATTGCCAAGACATTAGAAATTTCTCAGAAAGAAGTGCACAATGAATTTGTAGTCGCTTATAAATTGACTCAACAAAACAAGTTTAAACCACTAAATATCTAA
- a CDS encoding ATP-grasp domain-containing protein, producing MNILFTCAGRRNYLINYFKEALKGEGKVFATDMQLTAPALVDADIAIQVPAIYSQEYIPSLLKIVSDNNINCVISLNDLELPILSEAKAQIETLGAKVIVSDEQAIKVAFDKWETVKFLEANDLKSPKTYIDFEEAKKAIASGELKFPLVIKPRWGSASIGIDFPETMEELELAYKLQTIRLKRTILAEASKEDIDHAILIQEKIPGKEYGMDVLNDFEGNYVGTFVRQKLQMRSGETDKAISVIDSRFEQIGKAIGENLKHIGNLDCDVFEHDGELYVLELNPRFGGGYPFSHEAGNNTAAIYIEWLKGNNDITQHSNYKEGIMFSKCDRLLKVN from the coding sequence ATGAACATACTATTTACCTGCGCAGGACGTCGCAATTATTTAATCAATTATTTTAAAGAAGCATTAAAAGGGGAAGGAAAAGTCTTTGCTACTGATATGCAATTAACGGCCCCTGCATTGGTAGATGCCGATATAGCCATACAGGTACCTGCTATTTATAGCCAAGAATATATTCCTTCTTTATTGAAAATCGTTTCAGACAATAACATTAATTGTGTGATTTCACTTAACGATTTAGAACTTCCGATTTTAAGTGAAGCCAAAGCGCAAATAGAAACTTTGGGTGCAAAAGTTATTGTGTCGGATGAACAAGCCATAAAAGTAGCTTTTGATAAATGGGAAACCGTAAAATTTTTGGAAGCAAACGATTTGAAATCACCCAAAACATATATTGATTTTGAGGAAGCTAAAAAGGCAATTGCATCGGGTGAATTAAAATTCCCTTTGGTTATAAAACCACGTTGGGGTAGTGCATCGATCGGTATTGACTTTCCAGAAACGATGGAAGAATTAGAATTAGCTTATAAATTGCAAACGATTCGTTTAAAACGTACGATACTGGCTGAAGCGAGTAAAGAGGATATAGATCATGCCATATTAATTCAAGAAAAAATTCCTGGAAAAGAATATGGTATGGATGTGTTGAATGATTTTGAAGGAAATTATGTAGGTACGTTTGTTCGCCAAAAATTACAAATGCGTTCTGGTGAAACTGATAAAGCAATTTCCGTTATTGATAGTCGTTTTGAGCAGATAGGAAAAGCGATTGGAGAAAATCTTAAACATATTGGTAATTTAGATTGTGATGTTTTCGAACATGATGGAGAATTGTATGTGTTAGAATTAAATCCACGCTTCGGTGGCGGATATCCATTTTCGCATGAAGCAGGAAACAATACCGCAGCTATTTATATCGAATGGTTAAAAGGGAATAATGATATCACTCAACATTCGAATTATAAAGAAGGAATAATGTTCTCAAAATGCGATCGCTTATTAAAAGTAAATTAA
- a CDS encoding sugar transferase, protein MYKKIIKRVFDFLAAFFGLLILSPIFIVVTIALYFANQGKPFFFQARPGKDERIFNIIKFKSMNDKKDAQGNLLPDAERLTKAGCFVRKTSLDEIPQLINVLKGDMSLIGPRPLLVHYLPYYTKREKLRHTVRPGITGYAQVNGRNTVNWDERLEMDAQYVENLSFLNDVKILIQTIQNVINRKDIVIIPGNLYTTLDKHRKNENISR, encoded by the coding sequence ATGTACAAAAAAATAATTAAAAGAGTATTCGATTTTCTGGCAGCCTTTTTCGGATTGTTAATTTTGTCCCCAATATTCATCGTAGTAACAATCGCCTTGTATTTTGCAAATCAAGGTAAACCGTTTTTCTTTCAAGCACGCCCGGGGAAAGACGAACGTATTTTCAACATCATCAAGTTCAAATCTATGAACGATAAAAAAGATGCACAAGGAAATTTATTGCCTGATGCAGAACGTTTAACCAAGGCTGGGTGCTTTGTGCGCAAAACCTCATTAGACGAAATTCCACAATTAATCAATGTGTTAAAAGGTGATATGAGTTTAATTGGTCCTCGACCATTATTAGTGCATTATTTACCATACTATACAAAAAGAGAAAAGCTGAGACATACTGTAAGACCTGGAATTACAGGATATGCACAAGTTAATGGAAGAAACACCGTGAATTGGGATGAACGTTTGGAGATGGATGCACAATATGTTGAAAACTTATCATTTTTAAATGATGTAAAAATTCTTATTCAAACAATTCAAAACGTTATCAATAGAAAAGACATTGTAATAATTCCTGGAAATCTATATACAACATTAGATAAACACCGAAAAAATGAAAATATATCCCGCTAA
- a CDS encoding 1-aminocyclopropane-1-carboxylate deaminase/D-cysteine desulfhydrase yields MMTFSKIESISKPLKIFRDDLYSSLGGGNKGRKMDYIAKAIIQEKANALVTTGGFQSNHCRAVAVYAAQHKMDCTLVLHGSKADFEKQSGNAKIMRLSGANIVFVDEANQIGQAMDDAMAIYQRNGLKPYYIWGGGHTLEGGLAYIAAVQELKAYCDNTNWEPDFIFHASGTGSTQSGILAGLDKYGFENTQVIGISVGRKSEPATKIVDEFYKELCHHYNINCSNKESIVLDNYLMGGYGQYNNELKELCLNSIKEYGFILDTCYSGKAFYGMVDYIKNNKLEDKNILFWHTGGIFNFLAEE; encoded by the coding sequence ATGATGACATTTAGTAAAATAGAAAGTATCTCAAAACCGTTAAAAATTTTCCGTGACGACCTTTATTCTTCCTTAGGAGGAGGAAATAAAGGTCGAAAAATGGATTATATTGCTAAAGCTATCATTCAAGAGAAAGCTAATGCCTTAGTGACAACAGGTGGTTTTCAATCCAATCATTGTAGGGCAGTGGCGGTATATGCAGCGCAACATAAAATGGATTGTACACTTGTTCTACATGGTTCAAAAGCGGACTTTGAAAAGCAATCGGGCAATGCAAAAATCATGCGTCTTTCGGGAGCAAACATTGTATTTGTTGATGAGGCTAACCAAATCGGACAAGCGATGGATGACGCTATGGCTATTTATCAAAGAAACGGATTGAAACCTTATTATATTTGGGGCGGTGGTCATACTTTGGAAGGAGGATTGGCATACATTGCCGCAGTTCAAGAACTAAAAGCATATTGTGATAATACTAACTGGGAACCGGATTTTATTTTTCACGCATCAGGCACTGGTTCCACACAGTCGGGTATATTAGCAGGTTTGGATAAATATGGATTTGAAAACACACAAGTTATCGGTATTTCTGTAGGACGGAAATCTGAGCCAGCAACCAAAATTGTTGATGAGTTTTACAAAGAGTTATGTCACCATTATAATATCAATTGTTCAAACAAAGAATCTATTGTTTTAGACAATTACTTGATGGGTGGTTACGGACAATACAATAATGAATTAAAAGAATTGTGCTTAAATTCTATAAAAGAATATGGTTTTATCTTAGATACTTGTTATTCGGGGAAAGCGTTTTACGGAATGGTGGACTACATAAAAAACAATAAATTAGAGGATAAAAACATTTTGTTCTGGCACACAGGAGGAATATTTAATTTTTTAGCTGAAGAATAA
- a CDS encoding DegT/DnrJ/EryC1/StrS family aminotransferase, whose product MANKIWLSSPHMGGNELKYIHEAFDSNWVAPLGPNVNGFEEDLENFLNADVKVAALSAGTAAIHLALIECGVSQGDEVICQSMTFSATANPIAYQGATPVFVDSEKDTWNICPIALEEAIKDRIAKGKTPKAILAVHLYGMPYKVDEVHAVAEKYNIPVIEDAAEALGSTYKEKAAGTFGRFGALSFNGNKIITTSGGGALVCQTKEDKDKAVFLATQARDNAPHYQHSHIGYNYRMSNITAGIGRGQMEVLADRVAARRAMNNFYQALFADIDGVTVFVEPTSDYFSNHWLSAILIDSKVAGKTREDLRLAFLEDEIESRPLWKPMHLQPVFANSPYYGGKVAEELFENGLCLPSGSNLTDAERERIAAKVNAVFGK is encoded by the coding sequence ATGGCAAATAAAATATGGCTTTCCTCTCCACATATGGGAGGAAATGAGTTGAAATATATTCACGAAGCATTTGATTCTAACTGGGTTGCTCCACTTGGTCCAAATGTTAATGGATTTGAAGAAGATTTAGAAAACTTTTTAAATGCAGACGTTAAAGTTGCAGCTTTATCTGCAGGAACAGCAGCTATTCATTTAGCATTAATTGAATGTGGAGTTTCACAGGGCGATGAGGTAATTTGTCAATCGATGACATTTTCTGCTACGGCGAACCCAATTGCTTATCAAGGAGCAACACCTGTTTTTGTAGATTCTGAAAAAGATACATGGAACATTTGTCCAATCGCTTTAGAGGAAGCAATCAAAGATAGAATAGCAAAAGGAAAAACACCAAAAGCTATTTTAGCAGTTCATTTGTACGGAATGCCGTATAAAGTTGATGAAGTACATGCGGTTGCAGAAAAATACAATATTCCAGTGATTGAAGATGCAGCAGAAGCTTTAGGTTCTACATACAAAGAAAAAGCAGCAGGGACTTTTGGTCGTTTTGGAGCGTTATCGTTTAATGGGAATAAGATTATTACCACTTCTGGAGGAGGAGCATTAGTGTGTCAAACAAAAGAAGATAAAGATAAAGCGGTATTTTTAGCGACTCAAGCACGTGATAATGCACCACATTATCAACATTCGCATATTGGATACAATTACCGTATGAGTAATATTACGGCTGGAATTGGACGTGGTCAAATGGAAGTTTTAGCAGATAGAGTTGCCGCTCGTCGTGCGATGAACAACTTCTACCAAGCGTTATTTGCTGACATTGACGGTGTAACAGTTTTTGTTGAGCCAACATCAGATTATTTCTCTAATCATTGGTTATCTGCGATTTTAATCGATTCAAAAGTAGCCGGTAAAACGCGTGAAGATTTACGTTTAGCATTCTTAGAAGATGAGATCGAATCTCGTCCTTTATGGAAACCAATGCATCTACAACCTGTTTTTGCAAATTCACCTTATTATGGTGGTAAAGTTGCCGAAGAATTATTCGAAAATGGCTTATGTCTACCTTCAGGTTCTAACTTAACAGATGCAGAACGTGAACGAATTGCAGCAAAAGTGAACGCAGTTTTCGGAAAATAA
- a CDS encoding helix-turn-helix domain-containing protein gives MPKLSNEDKELRDTIKKRFLTILEEKKMSKSDLANLSDKDRQAINKWTNLNNEDGLTIYTIKNLCRILNISLTAFFNDKSFNNYTK, from the coding sequence ATGCCTAAGTTAAGTAATGAAGATAAAGAGTTAAGAGATACTATTAAAAAAAGGTTTTTAACAATTTTAGAAGAAAAGAAAATGTCAAAATCAGATTTAGCAAACTTATCTGATAAAGATCGTCAAGCTATAAATAAATGGACAAACTTGAATAATGAAGATGGATTAACAATTTACACAATTAAAAACCTATGTCGAATTCTTAATATAAGTTTGACAGCATTTTTTAATGATAAATCATTTAATAATTATACAAAATAA
- a CDS encoding GNAT family N-acetyltransferase, which yields MKIYPAKFKNNDITTRVNWINNPKINGTMFFNLPATIGDTEKWFNQNIGNQNRIDFSFKNENDELIAMGGFTGIHTQHNNAEFYVMVNPEMQGQGIGKKVSIWMYNYAFSKLNLHKIYLYTNDDNVSAYSIYEKAGFKLEGLLREHKWKNGKYQNRRFYGLLKEEWDRIEWKQIIDDDI from the coding sequence ATGAAAATATATCCCGCTAAATTTAAAAATAACGATATAACAACGAGAGTGAATTGGATAAATAATCCAAAAATTAACGGTACAATGTTTTTTAATTTACCTGCAACAATTGGAGATACAGAAAAATGGTTTAATCAAAACATAGGCAATCAAAACAGAATTGATTTTTCTTTTAAAAACGAAAATGATGAGTTAATTGCTATGGGGGGATTTACTGGTATTCATACACAACACAATAATGCAGAGTTCTATGTTATGGTAAATCCTGAAATGCAAGGACAAGGTATTGGAAAAAAAGTTTCTATTTGGATGTATAATTACGCTTTTTCCAAGTTAAATTTGCATAAGATATACTTATATACTAATGATGATAATGTTTCAGCCTATTCTATTTATGAAAAAGCAGGTTTCAAATTAGAGGGGCTATTACGAGAGCATAAATGGAAAAATGGCAAATATCAAAATAGAAGATTTTATGGTTTGTTAAAAGAAGAGTGGGATAGAATTGAATGGAAACAAATAATCGATGATGACATTTAG
- a CDS encoding glycerophosphodiester phosphodiesterase family protein has product MKKIHLWFVLLATVTVANAQLNTINIKNFEDLKSYFKQDQSKPIIISGHRGGMMPGYPENSIEAFEKTLSIMPSFFEIDPQLTKDSVLILMHDDTFDRTTTLKGKVKDYTYAEIKNARLKDREGNLTDFKIPTLKEALDWSQGKTIFQLDNKGVPYATYVKFLKENPYPNVVLGLRKDEEVTYYAKHLDHVLFMKPFHTMKDVKSFEKLNVPFNRIIAWIGGEVKQEQKEMINYLRSKGVMVMIAIAPTTDKLPTDLERTRGYIQHLITRPDIIETDYPAQFINW; this is encoded by the coding sequence ATGAAAAAAATACATTTATGGTTTGTGCTATTAGCTACAGTTACTGTGGCTAATGCGCAATTAAATACCATTAATATCAAAAATTTTGAAGACTTGAAGTCTTATTTCAAACAAGATCAATCAAAACCAATCATTATCTCAGGACATAGAGGAGGTATGATGCCGGGTTATCCAGAAAATAGTATTGAAGCTTTTGAAAAAACACTGTCGATTATGCCTTCTTTTTTTGAGATAGATCCTCAATTAACAAAAGATTCGGTGTTGATCCTTATGCACGACGATACTTTCGATCGAACGACAACCTTAAAAGGAAAAGTAAAAGACTATACCTATGCTGAAATAAAGAATGCAAGGTTAAAAGACCGAGAAGGAAATTTAACTGATTTTAAAATTCCTACCCTTAAAGAAGCTTTAGATTGGAGTCAAGGAAAAACTATTTTTCAGTTAGATAATAAAGGTGTTCCGTATGCAACCTATGTAAAGTTTTTGAAAGAAAACCCTTATCCAAATGTGGTGTTGGGATTGAGAAAAGATGAAGAAGTTACGTATTACGCCAAACATTTAGATCATGTATTGTTTATGAAACCTTTTCATACCATGAAAGATGTTAAGAGTTTTGAAAAGTTGAATGTTCCATTCAATAGAATAATTGCTTGGATTGGAGGAGAAGTTAAACAGGAGCAAAAGGAAATGATAAATTACCTTAGGAGTAAAGGGGTAATGGTAATGATTGCGATTGCTCCAACCACGGATAAACTACCAACTGATCTCGAACGAACAAGAGGATATATTCAACATTTAATTACGCGTCCCGATATTATAGAAACAGATTATCCTGCTCAATTTATTAATTGGTAA